The DNA segment TTTTACCACTTTCATAAAATGGTAGAGTAACTCGTGTCACTCTAACAATTCTTCTATCAAACCACACACCAATACTCTTCCTTCGTCTCCACGACAAAAATATACAACATTATTGAATTCTACCATATGAATCTACGGAAGATGCTACATGTTAAATAGCTAGCTTCATGGACCACATGCTTCCTTCACATCATTTCAGTCTTTCAAATATTGAAGAAAGAAATTGTTTTGGTAGCTAGTATGTCCaacacttttctctctctttttatcatatttaaaattaagaaaacaaaatttgatAGTAAATGGTGAAGGTAACGGAACATACTTGTGAAAGTAGGTGATTAGGATATGTCCATGCTATAGCATAACCACTAACCTACGTATAGCATGCTCGTCTGTCGGTCTGTGAAAATGTGCTATGGACTTAtagcattatttaatatttacaaaACTGGCTAATATCCCTAATGAAGTATTTAAACAGTTTAATTTGTATCAATTTGAATTGAAATGTTTGaaatacatttaaaatttatctcTGCATTAACTATGACTATTAATGAAGTTTAGTCAAGAATAATTTTGAAACATAATTCAAACATGATTACAGGTTTTCAAGTCGACGACAATTTTAAAACATATTGAAAAACATAATAACGTTTTCAATTGTTGTGAATAAAAttgatacaaattaaatattaaattttttacagCTCACTATCTtgattaaaaaatgaataaactcttactttttcattttagaAAACCTAGCTTCCATTTAACGAAACAATTGAAGGCTAAAAAAGTTATTAAACTTTCATGGATAACCgacaataaaaaatacattaagcCAGAATCTTATTCCATCACTTGGAAGAAggaaagtaaaaataaataaataattattaagcCTCCGAAGCAATTCTCTAAAAAGAAGAAAGCACTTaatgttttattaatttttggtgactaatgttttattaatttgattagccacatctattttttattttaatactctgctaaaaaaatacattatatgTAGGACAATATGACAAATAAATTACTCGAAGGAgtcctaaaaattaaaatagaaacaattaaataaaatagaacagAAATATCTTCTGGCATCAGAAAAATGTTACATGAATAACTCCCGTCAACGAGCATCGAATTGTTGATGTAGCATTACTCAAACATTTATATAtttcccaatttttattttattcattcaaTATCTTCATTTCATTCGGTCAATAAAATTCGAGCAAATATGATAGCACCATTCTACTTTAGGTAATGAAGATGATTACTATTATCAGTACTTCTTAAACAATGCTCATGGGCTTTTGCATAGGATGATCCACAAATTGAAATAACCAAAATTGTAACTGGATCTTATTTTTCTGAAGACAATCAGGTAATGAGAGAAAAACGAGAAAATCAAATTCTAGTTCAAGACAGCAACATACTGATGGTGGTCATGTTAGGCTTTCACTACAGCACCAGTATTTCATAAACATTTGAAAATTTTCCTATATACTTTTTGTGATTGTGAGTGCTGAGTGAGCAATCAATCAACAGATCACCAAGAAAAGAGCAAATGTGAATACTACAGGAACTTTAAAAATCAACTATTATTCAACAATATTTtctgcaaagaaaaaaaataataaaatacaatacCAAAAAAGGAAGCATTTTACCCCTGGTCGCCATCAAGGTTTCCATCGGCACACTTCACAATATTCACTGTTGGCCACTAAACACATTCATTCATCCAAGCACAAATAAATCACAATTGTATATGATTCTCAATACAACATTATTGAAGCACTAATGCACGATCAGCATTGcctcaaaatagaaaagaatttGTAATTTGGAATAATTCCCAAACAGCAACTCATCTTGGGTGGTAAGGAAGGATGCTGCCCAAGATTAACTTTTGGAACCTATGGAAGAATCCCCAAACTACTTTCCCATGGCATTTAGccttaaaagaaaaatcttaTATAGACGGGACTCATTTACACTGGCGAAAAATCTCCACTGATTGGACATAGTGTCAACCAGTATTTGCTGCTAACAACATTTGTGATTACATTTTTGGGATTGAAGCATGTTTGGGAAAGTAATGGCATATGAATTGCTTGTTTCACACTGTTCCTTAAGACATCAAAGAGTATTCACCTTTTCCTAGAGCTTGAGATGTGTCCCTCATGGTTTACATAGCCAATCATTCTCACTGTTTTAAACAGACCACTCACTTGTTAGGATCACACACCAAACAACAAAGGAAAAAATGGGTTCCAAAGAAATCTATTCTTCAGGAAATAATAACATTCAAAATTCAGACCATTGGCTTTAAatagtgacaaacaaaattaaagcaCAAGCAGGCATTCATTTATTCATATTAGGAATAGATTGGGAGTGTGAAGAATCTTGAAAAGAGAGAGGCTCAAGAAAAAAGGCACAAAAATAGAtggaaaaaagaataataaactATTCACAAATTCTTGCTACCTGCTCATTTTCACCACCCCTCATTGAATATAAAATGCCAATAGCAGAAGGAACATGATACCTCATACACGAGTTCGGGGCTTTTGACCACCAGATCGCGGAATAGCCAGGATAGCTATGAGTCCACTGACAAGGGCTGCAAGAGCTGCCACGGCAAAGGCCGGGGCATTTCCTCCACCAAACAGCTGATCCCATGGTCCACTTCCCAATGACACCACTATCTGTTTATAACATGGCAAATGATTAAATCAGTAACTCCAAAAACACAAATCCTGTTCACAACTATGAcaacttttgaaaattaaaagcataaaaagaaaaacttcTATTTATAGAATGTAAGAGAACCCAGTAATGAAAGAGGAGGGCATCTAATATATTCCGACCTAACCAACCCAAGCCCATTATCTGTAGGTCACACACTGTTGGATATTTTGTTAAGTCACCTGAAATTGGTCCTGGTTGACACAGGTGACAGGTCATCATTACATTTGCACTAGAAAGAGTATGTTTTCAGTTTCAAACAACAAATTTTGGGAAATGGTTTGAGTTATATATAtgaattgatttttgattttgaaaCCCTGTTTAGGTAAGACTTTATTTGGTTTACTTCATTCAAATTGAAAACTTTTCGTGGTTGATTTTTTATCTACATGTAGCATGGTTGTTTTAAGGTGTACCACAGGTTGGAACTCATTAtccaaaacaaatttaaattcttttgtaCTGGATTCCAGGCATGGAGAtgatttattcaatcaaattcattttcaatgAAATCAAATTATCTAAAGTCAATCTGTTTCATATTTCAATGATTTCCCAAACACAATTTTAACAGTTTCCAGCAGAAGAAGGATCTTGTATGCAAGTGATCTCATAAGTGCACTTCATCATCAACTCAGTACGACAGTTTCTAAATCACACAATTACACATGCTGAAATCCCAACTCTGTACTTTCTCTCAACTAATTGCTATCATCAGACTTTGATAGTCATTGACTGTGAACTTGAATGAATTAGTTAAATGTAATTCAGTAATCTGAAGCATTTTCACTTTCAAAGTGTATGTGCCGTTCATGGTCTATCAACCTAGATCTAAGCTTAAGTGGAAACAAAATCGATCACCCAGAGTGTGTGTATTTACTATATATTCAATATCTTTTTGATAAAATACTATATGTTAAATAATGCAAACAGCATAAAGTTAATAAGATCTAAGAGCCCAAAGACACTGTGCAGAAGTGCATGCAAAGACAAAGGTCAATTGTAAATTGTAAATTGTAAATTGCAATTAAAAGTTTCTAGTGGTCATCTGGTGATTCTGGTCAATCTTggggtttattttatttctgttttcatGTCCTGTTTTTCAgtttaataattacaaaaatgttgattatttttatttatgtttctcATTTTCAGTATTTTGTAAAAGAAATAGTGAAAAAACAAAACCTTGTTTTTCAATCTTGCTGCACTAGAAGAAGATATGCCAAACCAAATAGCAACATTTTCCAGAATATGATAAATATTGACAATATTATCCAGCAAACTTCCTTAGggaaaaccttttttttttaaatcaagccAAATGCACAATAAGAGATCACAAATTATCACATCTTCCACTTTTTGCCACTAGTGGTATCAAAAGAATTGCAACCAAAGTtatagaaaagaagaaatacCTGTGGGATCACTATTGCCAGATTTAGGACACCCATTGATAACCCTGTAAACACCCACAACTCATTAAGCAACTACAGTCACATCTCCGAGCAAAAATAAACAAAGCCATGAATAGAATTCCACCTTGGCCAAGTCCCAATGACTCAATATGTGTGGAAACTAAGGCATATGGAACACTGTAAGTGATCTGCAATAAATAATCTGATGAGTCAGTTaacgtaataaaaaaaaaggccAGTTTCAGCTAACATGATTATGCTTCCAAGAGCTAGTCACTCAATACAATATGCAATTGATATGTATGAGAGCCCCTAAGATTTCAAAAAGATTCAAAGAACGCATGGACAACAAATTTGAGCATTTATTTCAGTGGACATAGGACACAGCGGCTACCTTCAATATCCACACCAAAGGAAGAGGACAATTTCAGTAGTAAATTAGAGTAACTTACTGATAATGGAAACCCAAGAATGGTGAAGAGTATCACTGCAGCTATCACGATGCCAGTTGGTGGTGCATCTTTGCCTAAATAGCTAGCGTTGCTTGCAACATATGTTACTACAAGCATTGCAAGAAAGCAGATGGCCATTATAATATTTGAGACACCCCAAACAAACCCAGCACCGCGTTTCCTGCATAACCTCTCCATGAGTAATGATGTTATTCCAAGAACAACTGAATTAAGCATTAACCCAAGTGCTCCCATTCTGACCCCAGCATCATAATTAGGGCCTCCATTTGGATCACCACCATAAATCTCTCGACCCATCCAATCAGTGTCAAATAGAATAAAAGGGAACCATCCGATCCATGTTAGAGCAGTAACAGAAAGGATAATCCATACAGGAGTCGTAAAATATTTGAATGTCCCAAATAGCTCCCACATGAAAGCCTCTTCTGTACTACCTGAACCTGCTGCTCCTCCCTCAGCATGGGCTGCCGCACTTGAACTTATAGGCACTTCTTTAGCTGCCATGAGGCTGAGATATGTGGTGATCGCAATGAAAATAATATCAAGAAAGAAAGCGGACTTGAGATTTGCACAACTAATAGTGCATGCAGGTGAAAGTGTGAAAGCAAAAATCTTGTACCAACCACTGTACGATCCAGTTGCATAGCCAAGAATGTTACCAACAGccataaaaagagaaaaataagcaTTTGCAACGCGCGTTCTTCGAGGATCATTGGCTGACattccaaagaagaaaaatacaaaGGAAACATGAATAATGACATCAGTGACTTTTTTGCTATCCAAAATCCAAATTGATCATAACCAACAAAAAACATCACTATTAAATTCATAATGTGCTTTCCATAGTAGTGGTGCCATTTTAATGGCGGTTTTCTCTTCCTTTCTCTTACATATAACCATTTAACGGTCTACACTCTACACAAGTGATCAAATTATTCAAGGCATACAAAGCAAGTTAAAATTTATTCAGACAATGAGGCACCTATACTAAGCATTTTAGCTAATATATGATgataaataaagaagataatTATCACGCCTTTTAATTTCTTAGAGAACCGAATTCATGTTTGAATATTAAGATGATCATCTAGCCAGAGTACCTTCAAGGAAAAACATATACAACTAATTTATTTCCCACTAATCTGCTTTTCTCCCCTACTTTTTGAATGGGTTTATATCCAGATTTGTGTGATACCATCCTACAAACTAGCCGACATTAGACAATTTTCAGACCAATAACCAGTACAAGCAATATGTTTTCCTCCAATACTCCAATATCTAATGCTAGATTCTTCTTTTAGAATTCGTGGAACATACTCTGTTTTGGACTTTCAGGTGAAAAGGTTAAGGATAAGTGCAGAAGAGGGGGTAAAATCATTACAATGGAGGTGTGAAAGTGCAGGGAAAAAATGAATTGTGAACAACACAACAGCCTCCATGATTCTCACtaggtggggtcggctacataaATCAAACGACGTCATTGCTCTatatcatgtatcatgtctatagGAGACAGACTGTTTACACATAGATCTCAGACCTTTTAACATGAGCAATTTCCTTCTTTTAACATTTTAGCAGTTGGAAGTACCCAGAACCCCACCCCAAGAAAGTACAGATTTCTGATATTCGGTGTCCTTGGACACTAGGGAGGTTCAAACTACTCCCTCATCCCCCATTTCAAATAATAGAAGTAGCCCCGCTTAACATTTTATTTCTGATTATAATACAAACATACGAGCAACGAGGGGAACTCATGTTAGCTACATGATTTGATAATATAATCCTCTAGAAACTGGAGGGTAAATTTCTCTCTACCATGTATTATTGCATGATAGGTATAAATGTCTAATTACACATACATATAACACAGAGAAAGGGATCTCcttccatattttatttaaatttggaGTATCGTATCTGAATTAAACTCTTATTTGTTAACTTATCGCATCATTTCTACACTTATACGAGTATCAAACTTAAAGTGCATTTAATGTATGTTTCAGAAGCTTActtttgtataaattttaactatAGGTAGTATTGGTTAGAGGTATCATTACTTTATGTgttaaaaatatacataatagACCTATTATGCGATAATAGATGATGGGATAATTTACTATCTAGTTTCAGGAAGGTACCGGAGCCATTGCCATATAATTATTAAGCATGTACTTGCTTCCCGCTTAAAGTAACATCCATCAATTTTGCATTCATTTTGCGAGTTGGCTTGAATAACTTCATGGCTATCACAAGACACATGGACTAATCCTGGCTGCAAACTCTCAGCTATATTGGAAGAGGCAACAAGATAAGAGCTTGTAACGACATGAACACATAACAGGTTCCTTACTCCAGTTCTTAGTTCATATGCATGCACACTAGCCATATAAAATCTCTAAAATTCCTATTCCATTCATATATCTATATATCAAATGATTAACTTTAGCTTTGATAGAAATTAGTTTCTCCATCCAAGAAAACATACATAGCAAATGCAAGGATGCTACTATGGTTAATAAAGGCATAACCCTATTTGGTGTATGTATTTGGGCTCTCTATTTGTTCTAAAGCTCATGAACATTTTAAATGTCTTTCCTTGCCGCTTGCCAGACATGTTGAGAGATTGGAAAGCTACAATCTATATAGAAAGCTATTCTTGTGTTTTTTTGGCTCTTGTGTGGGGGATCATTTATCCTCCTTTTCTTAGTGTTATTTTTCTCTAATAcaattcttattttattcaaaaaatgaaagaaaaaaaagaagcataCCCATTCCACAACCAGCAGTTGTAAATCAAGCATTCAACTGCAAACAACAAACACCAGCTTACTGCATACATGACTGAACAAAAGCACAGATAGTGAAAGCGATAGCAACCTCTCAGTTAGAATGCAGTGTTATGTCCGAGAAAACTTAATGCGAACTTCTTTGTTCCAATTTTGACCAACAGTATTATTAACTTGGTCCCAGACTTAAATGGTAACCTTCACGTGGCATGCTATATCAATCATTGATTGTATTCTGTTTCTACTTGTCATGACAAAAACTTTTCGAGTTTGCTAAGCTGTACCGACCACACAAACacattcctaatccaaaattGAGCACCAAAATCATGCTGACTAAGTCAAGAATTCAGTAAACAGGTCAAATCATGATATTGCAGTCAGATGAATCCAGATTGCACCAAGTCAACagcacaaatttaaaataaaaatagcaagGTTTCTTGATTGTGCAATTCGAATTTGGACTTCATCAAAGAAGAAGAGTAAAATGTTCAAATTAGGGACTGGGAGATTCTTACTAGTGAGATCAGCCAGGAGAGCTCTACAAGGACCCTGAGTCACGTTATTCGCTACGTCGAGGATCCAGAACCCAATCACGAAGACGGTTATCGCCGCCGGCCGGAAAGTATCGGTGTCGCCGAGGAGCCAGCCGATGTCAGCAGCGTATCCAATTATGATGACAGCAACGATGATCGCGGCGGCACCGGCGAGGATGAAAGGACGCCGGCGACCAAAGCGGCTGGTGCAGCGGTCGCTGAGGTGTCCGACGAGTGGCTGAACGAAGAGGCCGGAGACGGGACCGCAGAGCNNNNNNNNNNNNNNNNNNNNNNGATGATGCTGGCCCACTGGTGAGGGATCCCGAGCTGCTGAACATAGGGAGTGAGGAGAGAGAGCTGAAGCGCCCATCCGAACTGGATTCCGCTGGCCACAGAAGCTACACGCAGCAGCTGCCGGAGCCGGACTCTCGGCCGAGCCGGCGGGCGCGGCGCCACGGGCCTTTCCGATGACGTGGAGGGGCGTGACTTGCTGGAGCGGTTTTGGTTGTGACGGTGAGCCTCGGGATTCGGCATCACTGTGATGTAAGCAGTAAGCACGATTCCCGGTGctcccttctctctctagatTCTCTCCCTCTAGTTTGTTACAATCTGTTGTGTCTGAAACCGTTTTTGTCTCGAAAAACTGAAAACTAAATAGGCGGGGGCAGCGAGAATCGGGAGGCAGAGAAAGTGTGTGTGGCTGTGTGGCTGTTTTTCTGGCCGTTTGGGAGAAGATGCAAAGGTGGTGGTGGCGAGGAGAGTGTGATTCCGTTGAGTAGGAAAGTGAATTGACCAGGTTCCGGATTTATTTACGAAACTGCCCTCGTATCTATGGCAACGTGAGTAGTGTGATCTCTTCGTCTTTGGTAATTCCATACAGCTATACTGGACTAGATGATTAGACATGACTTAAAACGTGGCttacatatttattttcagtttttcaTTCTAAACGCTAATTGGTAATTTCCTTCTTTGTTTAAGTGTTCTGGATTCTGGATTGATACAGAGGAATAGATATTTTTAAACGGAACATTTTAATAAACTGAAAACTA comes from the Arachis duranensis cultivar V14167 chromosome 7, aradu.V14167.gnm2.J7QH, whole genome shotgun sequence genome and includes:
- the LOC107459273 gene encoding sucrose transport protein SUC4 produces the protein MAVGNILGYATGSYSGWYKIFAFTLSPACTISCANLKSAFFLDIIFIAITTYLSLMAAKEVPISSSAAAHAEGGAAGSGSTEEAFMWELFGTFKYFTTPVWIILSVTALTWIGWFPFILFDTDWMGREIYGGDPNGGPNYDAGVRMGALGLMLNSVVLGITSLLMERLCRKRGAGFVWGVSNIIMAICFLAMLVVTYVASNASYLGKDAPPTGIVIAAVILFTILGFPLSITYSVPYALVSTHIESLGLGQGLSMGVLNLAIVIPQIVVSLGSGPWDQLFGGGNAPAFAVAALAALVSGLIAILAIPRSGGQKPRTRV